From Deltaproteobacteria bacterium, one genomic window encodes:
- a CDS encoding sigma-54-dependent Fis family transcriptional regulator, with product MTPAILVVDDEQSLREMLEILLTREGYLVATAASGPEALELFKKTPFSVVLTDIRMRPMDGLTLLKEIKARRPQTEVIMISAYANQETAMEAMNEGAYDFFPKPFNNQELKQVLKDALSKAEGGPSPTEEKTAFLFPASRPMVGQSPQMKKVFDLILKAAQVISNVLVTGESGTGKELVARSIHENSPRKDQPFITISCAGLPETLIESELFGYRKGAFTGATTHKMGLVETAQKGTLFLDEIGELSPNLQVKILRLLQEKAFLPLGETHEHSVDVRVICATNRELENEVMERRFREDLFYRINVISIHLPPLRERPEDIPALANFFLEKYARILGKEIRKISSYALKILSQYHFPGNVRELENIIERSVAMERSTIILPESLTLAAYKGLTTSGKSVSATNLPAEGLDLDQALDALEKNLILQALQKSFGNKQRAAALLKINLRSLRYRMLKHGMETE from the coding sequence ATGACTCCCGCCATCTTAGTCGTTGACGACGAACAAAGTTTGCGAGAGATGTTAGAGATCCTCCTCACCCGGGAGGGATATCTGGTCGCTACCGCCGCCAGCGGCCCGGAGGCGCTGGAGCTTTTCAAGAAAACCCCTTTCTCCGTTGTCTTGACCGATATTCGCATGCGCCCCATGGACGGGCTGACCCTGTTAAAGGAGATCAAGGCCCGGCGCCCTCAAACGGAAGTTATCATGATTTCAGCCTACGCCAACCAGGAAACGGCCATGGAGGCCATGAACGAAGGGGCCTACGATTTTTTCCCAAAACCCTTTAACAATCAGGAATTGAAGCAGGTTCTCAAGGATGCCCTCTCCAAGGCCGAAGGGGGACCCTCTCCGACCGAAGAAAAAACCGCCTTCCTTTTTCCTGCTTCAAGACCGATGGTCGGACAAAGTCCTCAAATGAAAAAGGTCTTTGACCTGATATTGAAAGCCGCCCAGGTGATCAGCAATGTTTTGGTTACCGGAGAGTCCGGGACCGGAAAAGAATTGGTGGCCCGATCCATCCATGAAAACAGTCCCCGCAAAGACCAGCCTTTTATAACGATTTCCTGTGCCGGACTGCCGGAAACCCTGATCGAGAGCGAGTTATTCGGGTATCGGAAAGGGGCCTTTACCGGGGCCACGACCCACAAAATGGGGTTAGTGGAGACAGCCCAGAAGGGTACCCTGTTTTTAGACGAAATCGGGGAACTTTCCCCCAATCTGCAGGTCAAAATCCTGCGCCTGCTCCAGGAAAAGGCTTTTCTCCCTTTGGGAGAAACCCATGAACACTCCGTAGATGTCCGGGTTATCTGTGCCACTAACCGGGAGTTAGAAAATGAAGTTATGGAAAGGCGTTTTCGAGAGGATCTGTTTTATCGAATCAATGTCATCTCGATCCATCTCCCTCCCTTACGGGAAAGGCCGGAAGATATCCCCGCTCTGGCCAACTTCTTTCTGGAAAAATATGCCAGGATTCTCGGAAAAGAGATTCGAAAGATATCCTCCTATGCCCTTAAGATCCTTTCTCAATATCACTTCCCGGGAAATGTCCGTGAACTGGAAAATATTATTGAACGGTCGGTGGCCATGGAACGGTCTACGATTATCCTTCCCGAAAGCCTGACCCTGGCCGCTTATAAAGGGCTGACTACCTCAGGGAAGTCCGTCTCCGCCACCAATCTTCCTGCAGAAGGATTGGATCTGGATCAAGCCCTGGACGCCCTGGAAAAAAACCTGATCCTTCAGGCCCTGCAAAAAAGTTTTGGGAATAAACAGCGGGCCGCCGCTTTACTGAAAATCAACCTGCGTTCCCTGCGGTATAGGATGTTGAAACATGGGATGGAGACGGAATAA
- a CDS encoding dihydroorotase → MKWLIRGGRVIDPQNQVDDLMDIYIHQGKILDLQPVPPKRNATTFSDFRVIPAEGLVITPGLIDMHTHLREPGYEYKETILTGTQAAVAGGFTAVACMANTLPVNDTQAVTEYILHKAREARLARVFPIGAISPGLKGEALAEYGELKNAGVVALSDDGHPVMNSQLMRRAMEYARAFELPIISHCEDLFLSRPGVMHEGPTSTWLGLHGIPSAAEETMVYRDIQICQMTQNPLHIAHVSTAASVQLVRDAKKKGLPVSAETAPHYFSLTEEAVIGFDTQAKMNPPLRTKEDLWAVQKGLKDGTIDVIASDHAPHSPLEKEVEFDLAAMGIVGLETTLPLTLNLMHLGILTFPQAIAKLTQGPARILKLNGFGGLQRSGPAHLTIIDPELEFQVDIHSFRSKSKNSPFHGWKLKGQAVLTMVEGRIVYNQMAPTSDL, encoded by the coding sequence GTGAAATGGCTGATTAGAGGAGGCCGGGTTATCGACCCGCAGAACCAAGTGGACGACCTGATGGATATTTATATTCATCAGGGAAAAATCCTGGATCTGCAACCCGTTCCGCCGAAGAGAAACGCAACGACTTTTTCCGATTTCCGGGTTATACCGGCCGAAGGATTGGTCATCACACCGGGGTTGATTGATATGCATACCCATTTAAGGGAACCCGGATATGAATATAAAGAAACCATCCTGACCGGTACCCAGGCAGCGGTAGCCGGCGGATTCACGGCTGTGGCCTGTATGGCCAACACCCTGCCCGTCAACGATACCCAGGCGGTTACGGAATATATCCTGCACAAAGCCAGAGAAGCCCGGCTGGCCAGGGTCTTTCCCATAGGGGCCATCAGCCCTGGCCTGAAAGGAGAAGCCCTGGCAGAATACGGGGAACTGAAAAACGCCGGGGTCGTGGCCCTCTCCGATGACGGCCATCCGGTTATGAACAGCCAGTTGATGCGGCGGGCCATGGAATATGCCCGGGCCTTTGAGTTACCCATCATCTCCCATTGTGAAGACCTTTTTTTAAGCCGTCCCGGAGTCATGCATGAAGGCCCGACCTCAACCTGGTTAGGGCTGCACGGCATCCCCTCGGCGGCTGAAGAAACCATGGTTTACCGGGACATCCAGATCTGCCAGATGACCCAGAATCCCCTGCATATTGCCCATGTCAGCACGGCCGCATCGGTCCAATTGGTCCGCGACGCCAAGAAAAAAGGACTTCCCGTCTCGGCCGAAACGGCACCACATTATTTCTCTCTGACCGAGGAAGCCGTTATCGGCTTTGATACCCAGGCCAAAATGAACCCTCCCTTGAGGACCAAAGAGGACCTTTGGGCTGTACAAAAAGGGCTCAAAGACGGGACCATCGATGTTATTGCCTCGGATCATGCCCCTCATAGTCCCCTGGAAAAAGAGGTGGAATTCGATCTGGCGGCTATGGGAATCGTAGGCCTGGAAACCACCCTGCCCCTCACCCTGAACCTGATGCACTTAGGCATCCTGACCTTCCCCCAGGCCATTGCCAAGTTGACCCAGGGACCGGCCCGCATTTTAAAATTAAACGGTTTTGGCGGGCTTCAACGATCCGGTCCGGCTCACTTAACTATTATCGACCCGGAGCTTGAGTTCCAGGTCGATATCCATTCCTTTCGCTCCAAAAGCAAGAATTCTCCTTTTCACGGCTGGAAGCTGAAAGGCCAGGCAGTGCTGACCATGGTCGAAGGCCGGATAGTCTACAATCAAATGGCGCCGACTTCGGATCTATGA
- a CDS encoding aspartate carbamoyltransferase catalytic subunit, with the protein MKFNRHHLLGIKGLTREEIETILTTAESLKEISFRDIKKVPTLRGKTVVNFFHEPSTRTRTSFEIAAKRLSADTVGLSSSTSSLVKGETLTDTARNLEAMNPDVIVIRHSMAGAPHLLSRMIKPSIINAGDGMHEHPTQALLDLMTIREKKGRIEGQQIAIIGDIAHSRVARSNIIGLKTMGAQVMVAGPPTMIPPFIDSMGVGVTYRIEEAVAWADVIMMLRVQLERQKQMLFPSLREYSRFFGLNPEAMKKAKRDVIIMHPGPINRGVELHPELADGPYSVILDQVTNGVAIRMALLYLLLGGKKSEMAD; encoded by the coding sequence ATGAAATTTAACCGCCATCACCTACTGGGTATTAAAGGGCTGACCCGTGAAGAAATCGAGACCATTCTGACCACGGCCGAATCCCTGAAGGAAATCTCTTTCAGAGATATCAAAAAGGTTCCCACCCTTCGGGGAAAAACCGTCGTCAACTTTTTTCATGAACCCAGCACCCGGACCCGGACCTCCTTTGAAATTGCCGCCAAACGCCTCAGCGCCGATACGGTCGGTCTTTCTTCCAGTACCAGTTCTTTGGTTAAAGGGGAAACCCTGACCGATACGGCCAGAAATTTGGAGGCTATGAACCCGGATGTCATCGTCATCCGCCATTCCATGGCCGGTGCCCCCCATCTCCTTTCCCGGATGATCAAACCTTCGATCATCAACGCCGGGGACGGGATGCACGAACATCCCACCCAGGCCCTCCTGGACCTGATGACTATCCGGGAGAAAAAAGGCCGTATTGAAGGGCAGCAGATAGCCATTATCGGGGATATTGCCCACAGCCGGGTGGCCCGATCCAATATCATCGGCCTGAAAACCATGGGTGCCCAGGTTATGGTAGCCGGACCACCGACCATGATCCCCCCTTTTATCGACTCCATGGGAGTAGGGGTAACCTATCGTATCGAGGAGGCCGTGGCCTGGGCCGATGTAATCATGATGTTGCGGGTCCAGTTGGAAAGACAAAAGCAAATGCTCTTTCCCAGCCTTCGCGAATATTCCCGGTTTTTCGGCTTAAACCCGGAGGCCATGAAAAAGGCCAAGCGGGATGTCATTATTATGCATCCCGGTCCGATTAACCGGGGAGTGGAGCTCCACCCCGAATTGGCGGATGGGCCCTATTCCGTGATACTCGACCAGGTGACTAATGGAGTGGCCATCCGGATGGCCCTCCTCTATTTGCTCTTAGGAGGAAAAAAAAGTGAAATGGCTGATTAG
- a CDS encoding pantoate--beta-alanine ligase — translation MEIIKNIEEMQSRAEETRRSGKKIALVPTMGALHEGHLALMEYGQKKADWLVVSIFVNPLQFGPKEDFAKYPRDLERDSRLTGGKGVDIIFSPEAERFYPEFFQTYVNVEKITQGLCGASRPGHFRGVTTVVCKLFHIVKPHFGIFGQKDYQQWIAIRQMADDLNMDVEVVGIPTIRESDGLAMSSRNIYLSPEERISARSLSLALKEAQTLFRKGERKTEVLLTQAIQSIGQHPDTRIDYAKICHPRTLEELTVIKDRGVFALAVWVGATRLIDNCLLEENQP, via the coding sequence ATGGAAATAATAAAAAATATTGAGGAAATGCAATCCCGGGCCGAAGAGACTCGACGGTCCGGGAAAAAGATTGCCCTGGTCCCGACTATGGGAGCCCTTCACGAAGGACATTTGGCTTTGATGGAATACGGCCAGAAAAAGGCCGATTGGTTGGTGGTCAGCATTTTTGTCAATCCCCTCCAATTTGGTCCCAAGGAGGATTTCGCCAAATACCCCAGGGACCTGGAAAGGGACAGCCGATTGACGGGGGGAAAAGGGGTGGATATTATTTTTTCCCCTGAAGCCGAGCGCTTTTACCCCGAGTTTTTCCAGACCTATGTGAACGTCGAAAAAATCACCCAGGGCCTTTGCGGAGCCAGCCGTCCCGGACACTTCCGGGGTGTTACCACCGTAGTCTGCAAACTGTTTCATATTGTCAAACCCCACTTCGGGATTTTCGGGCAAAAAGATTATCAACAATGGATCGCCATTCGGCAAATGGCGGACGATTTGAATATGGATGTCGAAGTAGTCGGCATACCGACCATCCGGGAGTCCGACGGTCTGGCCATGAGCTCCCGCAATATCTACCTTTCCCCTGAAGAAAGGATTTCGGCCCGCTCCCTTTCCCTGGCCTTGAAGGAAGCCCAAACCCTTTTTCGGAAGGGGGAAAGAAAAACGGAAGTCCTGTTGACCCAGGCCATACAGTCGATCGGACAACATCCGGATACCCGTATTGATTATGCCAAGATCTGCCACCCTCGGACCCTTGAAGAATTAACGGTCATCAAGGACCGGGGTGTTTTTGCCCTGGCAGTCTGGGTGGGCGCTACCCGCCTGATAGATAATTGTTTATTGGAGGAAAACCAGCCATGA
- a CDS encoding aspartate 1-decarboxylase, with amino-acid sequence MTRTLMKSKIHRATITESNLHYEGSMTIDQDLMEAADIIPYEQIQVYNVANGERFATYALEGPRGSGVICLNGAAARKGVVGDLVIIATYAGLEEKELKTFKPKIVMVDSRNRRRLKAA; translated from the coding sequence ATGACCAGAACTTTAATGAAGTCGAAGATCCATCGAGCCACTATTACAGAAAGTAATCTCCATTATGAGGGGAGTATGACCATTGATCAAGACCTGATGGAGGCCGCCGATATCATTCCGTATGAGCAAATTCAGGTTTATAACGTTGCCAATGGGGAGCGGTTCGCTACCTATGCCCTGGAAGGTCCCAGAGGCTCAGGGGTGATTTGTTTAAACGGGGCAGCAGCCCGCAAGGGGGTGGTGGGAGACCTCGTTATAATCGCCACCTATGCCGGCCTGGAGGAAAAGGAGCTGAAGACCTTTAAACCCAAAATCGTCATGGTAGACTCCCGAAACCGCCGCCGGCTCAAAGCGGCCTAA